tgtataaatagataaataactgtaagcagcttaacattgtaggtcactttggagaacagcatcagctaaatgagtagatGTAAAGCAAATGCTGTCATTTGTACATATTCGTGCAAAATCAGTAAATTCACAACCACTGTCTGCATGGACGATACATGGAATACATGGACGATTTCCAGTTGGCATATAGTTACTGTAGTGTGGAATGTTGTCTAAGTGCACCGCTCTATCTGCAACAACTTACATACATTGACCTcaaaaaatggctgaaaaaacagaagaaagttgaactcattattaaaaaaagtttcacttaactgagagggggaaaaaaaaaaccccaaaagaAGGACATCTGAAAAAGAGTTATGTACTGCTGTCCAACAAGCTTCTAACATACTCAAAAGAAAGCTGGAAGAGGTGACAAGAGACTGAAAGTGGTGCTACACCTTTCAAACAAAGAGCAGGGGACAATCAATTTTTAATGGTAAAATAAAGTATATGTTTCGAATTATCTGTGCACCCCCTTCGCCTCACCCAACCTGGATAATTGAGAGTGCACTGTGCTTATGAATTTCCTTTAACTAAGCACACAGGCTTTGTTAGTAGTGCTGGTTCATCACAGCTCCAGGGTTGTGATTGCAAATCCAACAATTAGAAGATCAACTGACTAAATTGtgcttagtgtgtgaatgtgtgtaccTGCGTGTGGCTTCCTACCTGCTCTGATCTTAACAGCCTGTGGTGTGAGCCGTCTGTTGATGTTGTCAATAAGGAcattcctctcctcctctgtcagTTCAAGGCCATCAAGAATGGATGGATCCCTGAATGGAAGAATGGGACATCAATATACGGAAATGAGCTGATCTGGCATGTGAAGGGTAattatataaagaaataaacccAAATTTAATACATTACTGTATACACTTTTTTAAAGACTTTCCGGACTGTTTAGCAACAACGTGTGGTTGAGaaaacaacagagacaacaATAAATGgctatacacacagacacacacacacacacacacacacacacacacacacacacacgtacataaatgaaacattaacatttactgcATGTCTTTAGCATCCTCATGTGCCAAATTCCCCGGTAAGCAGCAATACTCACGAAACTGCCTGCTTGAAGACATCATAGGCCCCATATCCTGGACGTTTGTACTTCTCATCGAAGACCCAGGCAGTGCGCTGAAACAGACTCTCCAGCTGCTCGTCTTTACTGTATTCCAGCACCTCTGCCACATGCCTTAGGATGCTGTAAACCTGTAAAAACATCACTACTCAGTTGAATACAGCCCTGTGGCTGAATTTTAATTCTGTTAGCACACCATACTTTATCCTTTCTTTCCTATGACTCTTTCTATGACATATGACTCTTTCAAATCTCTAATGCACACACTGAAAAAGAAGGCATATCTTCTCACAGTTTTGGATTTGGTGAATTTGTCTTCACACTTAATTGCTTCTTCGGGTGACACTCGTCTTTTTGATAAGTCAATGTAACCTGTGGAAAACCGCCAATGTCAAGCGACAGCAGTAAGaaacaacacaaattaaaaacgCTACACGAAACATCACAGAAGTTGGAAACAACAAAGATACGCATAGAAGTAAACCAACTGAAGCCTCTTCTTACCCTTCTCCTTATCCACTCGGATAACAACTACACACTCATTTCGGCCGATGCGGATGAGCTTGTTTATGGAGCGGATACGTCGGCGAGACAGCTCACTCAGGAGGATCATGCCCTCAATGTTGTTGTACTCCAGCAGGCTGACGTAGGCGCCCATCTCAGCAATGGAGCGTACATTGACCATCACCACATCATCCACCTCTGGGAACCGGTGCTGGTAGAACCTACAGCTGAGCCCCGGCATCACTGGACACAGGTATCATCACCGGTGCAGAGAAATGCGGTAGCCCACCATCAGCCAGGTATTGGGGAGGAAAGGTAAGATAAGTCAGAGAGAAATGCTTATAAGCATGAATTGGTTAATAAAT
This genomic window from Scleropages formosus chromosome 1, fSclFor1.1, whole genome shotgun sequence contains:
- the eif2s1b gene encoding eukaryotic translation initiation factor 2 subunit 1b, producing MPGLSCRFYQHRFPEVDDVVMVNVRSIAEMGAYVSLLEYNNIEGMILLSELSRRRIRSINKLIRIGRNECVVVIRVDKEKGYIDLSKRRVSPEEAIKCEDKFTKSKTVYSILRHVAEVLEYSKDEQLESLFQRTAWVFDEKYKRPGYGAYDVFKQAVSDPSILDGLELTEEERNVLIDNINRRLTPQAVKIRADIEVACYGYEGIDAVKDALRAGLNCSTEAMPIKINLIAPPRYVMTTTTLERTEGLSVLHQAMAAIKEKIEEKRGVFNVQMEPKVVTDTDETELARQLERLERENAEVDGDDDTEEMEAKTED